In Microcaecilia unicolor chromosome 1, aMicUni1.1, whole genome shotgun sequence, the following are encoded in one genomic region:
- the LOC115461068 gene encoding uncharacterized protein LOC115461068, which translates to MDCVNENNTPYYSCGLMNAICIFCKAKHFNNERPSDNFFTNCCSKGKVYLPPIRSNELIQQLLSGEHQYSKNFFENIRSINSSLAFASMGVNISPPPGYGPYCFRINGTIYHRTGSLHPDNEKQRQFAQLYILDPDEAALQRLQILPSAHIHEKLMTQLSNFMASENLFADACKMLYEVENESIAEAQRLTIEPPRISMAIVQDRKHDPRQYNAPRANEVAFIFQNTEGEPPLHRDLIIHCRNTEKQTNQTEIISVLDPNLEPMVYPLLFPYGDQSWRINIPLSEQPECLRNMRNKEKKNRIRVTQMQYYGYRFAIRDDFNPFLSDGKLTQQYFVDAYIKTEANRLNYIRQNQKLLRVEKYKGLMDHLASENTDPQFTPGQPFILPSTFSGSPRNMHQNYQDAMAIVRKYGKPDLFITMTCNPKWEEITEKLHKGQTPEFRPDLLAKVFHLKLKQLLQDICKEHILGIPLAKIHVIEFQKRGLPHAHILLILAEEHKPKTTELIDKIVCAEIPDIQKFPRLHSIVAKHMIHGPCNDTTLNLPCMVSGKCSKEFPKSFQNETIQNCDGYPKYRQRDNGVGTLLHGKIINNSWVVPYNPFLLLKYNSHINVEVCASIKSVKYLFKYVYKGHDCANVVITEHKTLQHDEIKTFTDSRYVTAPEAAWRLNAFEMHHQSHTIQRLEVHLPDEQSIVFHPKNIAIAVQTAKTKDTTLTAWFKLNAEHPPANSILYIDIPMYYTFNKKRRQWKQRKTENNKTIGRMYAVNLPSDPKRYCLRLILLHQPGAKCFQDLRTVQNTVYNTFQDAAKKMGLIHDEAVWKNTLDDAVTCSMPQQIREVFAYICVFAAPCNALQIYQKYKTFMLEDFTHMHGCTQECTVCEQLCLLKIQSIFQTHDKNLQHFGLPKTTHKIEDPTLAFKAAEEKHNTEIMQQNLNHDQEEVLKTILSAFNDKQQTNNCFFLDGPAGTGKTYTVHIKLSSVPSEEKVKSHFPLHQQELQQTYFLEDELIIHNLNYQFLYLKTQHQLSD; encoded by the coding sequence ATGGACTGTGTAAATGAgaacaacactccatactacagttGTGGTCTAATGAACGCTATATGTATTTTTTGCAAAGCTAAACATTTCAACAATGAAAGACCTTCTGACAACTTCTTTACAAACTGCTGTAGTAAGGGAAAAGTATATCTTCCACCTATTAGATCTAATGAACTTATACAGCAGCTTCTGTCTGGGGAACATCAATATTCAAAAAATTTCTTTGAAAATATTCGCTCCATTAATAGTTCCTTAGCCTTTGCATCTATGGGAGTTAACATTTCACCTCCACCTGGATATGGCCCTTACTGCTTTAGAATCAATGGCACTATTTACCATAGAACAGGATCGCTGCATCCAGACAATGAGAAACAAAGACAGTTTGCTCAATTATATATTCTAGATCCAGACGAAGCAGCTCTTCAGAGACTACAAATCTTACCAAGTGCACACATCCATGAGAAATTAATGACACAATTAAGCAACTTTATGGCATCTGAAAATCTTTTTGCTGACGCCTGTAAAATGCTATATGAAGTAGAGAATGAAAGTATAGCAGAAGCACAACGACTAACAATAGAACCACCTAGAATTTCTATGGCCATTGTCCAAGATCGGAAACATGATCCACGGCAATACAATGCACCCAGAGCCAATGAGGttgctttcatttttcaaaacaCAGAAGGCGAGCCTCCTTTACATCGAGATCTGATAATACACTGCCgaaacacagaaaaacaaacaaatcaaacTGAAATAATAAGTGTGTTAGATCCAAACCTTGAACCTATGGTATATCCATTACTATTCCCATATGGAGATCAGAGCTGGAGGATAAATATTCCTTTGTCTGAACAACCTGAATGTCTCAGGAACATgcgcaacaaagaaaaaaaaaacagaattagaGTAACACAAATGCAGTACTATGGATACCGTTTTGCTATCAGAGATGATTTCAATCCTTTCCTTTCAGATGGAAAACTAACCCAACAGTACTTTGTGGATGCCTATATTAAAACTGAGGCCAACAGACTAAATTATATTAGACAAAACCAAAAACTTTTACGAGTTGAAAAATACAAAGGATTAATGGACCACCTTGCCAGTGAAAATACAGATCCACAATTTACTCCAGGACAGCCATTCATTTTACCATCAACATTTTCAGGAAGCCCAAGAAATATGCACCAAAATTATCAAGATGCAATGGCCATAGTTCGGAAATATGGAAAACCAGATCTATTTATTACTATGACATGCAACCCTAAATGGGAAGAAATTACTGAAAAGCTACATAAAGGACAAACGCCAGAATTTCGACCAGACTTATTGGCAAAAGTCTTTCATTTAAAACTCAAACAATTACTACAAGACATATGCAAAGAACACATACTTGGTATCCCTCTTGCAAAAATACATGTCATAGAATTTCAAAAACGTGGATTACCTCATGCACATATTTTACTCATCTTAGCAGAAGAGCACAAGCCTAAAACGACAGAGTTAATTGATAAAATCGTATGTGCAGAAATACCTGACATACAAAAATTCCCACGTCTCCATTCTATTGTTGCTAAACATATGATACATGGCCCCTGCAATGACACCACCTTAAATTTGCCATGCATGGTTTCTGGGAAGTGCTCAAAAGAATTCCCCAAATCCTTTCAAAatgaaactattcaaaattgtgaTGGATACCCTAAATACCGTCAAAGAGATAATGGTGTTGGTACACTTTTACATGGAAAAATCATTAATAACAGTTGGGTAGTCCCCTACAACCCTTTCTTACTACTGAAATACAATTCACATATAAATGTAGAAGTCTGCGCATCTATTAAAAGTGTCAAATACCTTTTCAAATATGTGTACAAAGGACATGattgtgctaatgttgtcatcacagagcacaaaactttacaacacGATGAAATTAAAACCTTCACAGACTCAAGATATGTTACTGCTCCTGAAGCTGCATGGCGACTTAACGCATTTGAAATGCATCACCAATCACACACTATCCAGAGATTAGAAGTACACTTGCCAGATGAACAAAGCATTGTTTTCCATCCAAAAAACATTGCCATTGCAGTACAAACAGCTAAAACAAAGGACACTACTTTAACAGCATGGTTTAAACTTAATGCTGAACATCCTCCTGCAAACAGCATTTTATACATTGACATTCCTATGTACTATACCTTCAACAAAAAACGACGACagtggaaacagagaaaaactgaaaataataaaacaattggCAGGATGTATGCAGTTAATTTACCTTCAGATCCCAAACGTTATTGCCTAAGACTAATTCTACTACACCAACCTGGTGCTAAGTGTTTTCAAGACTTAAGAACTGTTCAAAATACTGTCTACAATACATTCCAagatgcagcaaaaaaaatgggACTCATTCATGATGAAGCTGTGTGGAAAAACACATTAGACGACGCAGTCACATGCAGCATGCCCCAGCAAATACGTGAagtttttgcatacatttgtgtttttgcagcACCATGTAATGCTTTACAAATTtatcaaaaatataaaacttttatgCTAGAAGATTTTACACATATGCATGGATGCACACAAGAATGCACTGTTTGTGAACAATTATGCCTTCTCAAAATACAAAGTATTTTTCAAACACATGACAAAAACCTACAACACTTCGGCTTACCAAAAACAACACACAAGATTGAAGATCCTACCCTTGCATTCAAAGCTGCAGAAGAAAAGCATAACACAGAAATAATGCAACAAAACTTAAACCATGACCAAGAAGAAGTTTTAAAAACTATACTTTCTGCATTCAATGACAAACAACAAACCAACAACTGCTTTTTCTTAGATGGCCCAGCAGGAACTGGCAAAACTTATACAGTACATATAAAACTATCCTCAGTACCATCCGAGGAGAAGGTAAAATCGCACTTCCCATTGCATCAACAGGAATTGCAGCAAACTTACTTCCTGGAGGACGAACTTATCATTCACAATTTAAATTACCAGTTCCTCTACTTGAAAACTCAACATCAACTATCAGATTAA